From Gammaproteobacteria bacterium:
GCGGCGAAGGCGGCTGGCAGCGGGCCCTGAAAGATCTCATTCCAGGCCTGTGGCAGGAGATGAAAAAGTTTTTCATTCTGGCGGCCTGGGCGCTGCCATTGCTGATTCTGTTTTTGATTCCGGGACTCAATGTCATCGCCCCCTTCGCCTGGCTGCTGCTCAGCGCCTGGCTGCTGGCGTTTGAATACAGCGACTATCCCCTGGGCAACCACGGCCTGAATTTCCCTGACCAGCGGACGCTACTCCGACAAAACCGCTTCGCGGCCCTGGGCTTTGGCGGAATGTGCCTGTTTCTGACCAGCATTCCGGTGGTGAATTTTTTCGTGATGCCCGCGGCGGTGGCGGGGGCGACGGTGCTGTGGCGGGAGACCGTGGCGGAGAAACAGAACGCCTTGTCGCGAGCCGCCACCAGCCTGAATCGGCGCTAGCCGATATCACCGGCTCAAACAAGCCTGCAAGCGTGCTACCCCTTCCTCCAGGCGCGCCATCGATGTGGTGTAAGCAAAGCGCACGTGGTTCCGGGCCCGGTGGCGGCCGAAGTCGATGCCGGGGGTGATGGCCACGCCGGCCCGGTCCAGCAAATCCAGCGTAAAGCGATGACTGTCACCACTGAAACGGCGGCAATCGGCGTAGATATAAAAGGCGCCATCGGGCTCGGCGGGCACGCCAAA
This genomic window contains:
- the cysZ gene encoding sulfate transporter CysZ, which codes for MKYISQTLAGARCLLHGFSLLNKPGLRRYVAVPLVVNMVLFTALIAVGLSQFDALIQQLLPNWLDWLDWLLWPLFALTLLVVAFYTFTLVANLIAAPFNSQLAAAVERYLGDAPPSGEGGWQRALKDLIPGLWQEMKKFFILAAWALPLLILFLIPGLNVIAPFAWLLLSAWLLAFEYSDYPLGNHGLNFPDQRTLLRQNRFAALGFGGMCLFLTSIPVVNFFVMPAAVAGATVLWRETVAEKQNALSRAATSLNRR